The genomic stretch TCAGAAGACACACGAATATGAAACCGTTGACGACGACCTGTTTTCACTTTGTCATGGAAAAAGCTTCTCCGTTTATGCGAACGTTTCGAAGGTCAGTTTCGTCACCGTGTCGTCAAAAGGCAAGAGCCTGTGGATGATCATCTTGCGAAGACAACTCGTGTTAAGCCGTTCCAAAATCTAGCCGCTAAGGTCAGGTCGTCGGAATCACTGCAGTCAACACGGGACATTTCTTTGAGGCCGCGGAGAGGGCGTAAACACAATGATCACGACATTCCGTAGCCAAAGGGGCACGCTGTCACAGCGTAGCTTCACCGTGCGTGGTTTAGTCGGCTGCCGCTCGTGGTTGTGTATCAGACGCTTGTATCAGGGCGAGCTGATGTTCGGCGGCTTGTTTTAGCTTGACATTCGTCGTCAAGTGAAGCACCTGCTGCAATGCTCTTTCCGCTTTTTGGGGATCTTTCATGGCTACCTTGCTGGCGATCGAAACAATGGTGGTCGATGCCTGTTGTTCATACATCTTGTGGCTCTGTAGCGTCACGGCGAAAGCCAGTCCTTCAGGCGCCGGATGTTGTCGGAGCGTTTTGAAGGCGTGTCGTCTTTCTTCCTCGCTTCGGGGAAATATCACCGCATGACGCTCCGCGACCGAGCTGGTCGATCAACGTGCCTGAAACAGGCGAAGATGAAATCCTAATGGACTACGCTGGTGAGAACGGCACCGCAAACAGCGCGTTCATCTTAAACATTGGATCGCAACAGATCACTGGCAAAGTCGCCGGAACAGGAACGTGGGATGATTACCGGCAATCGGTGATTGGACGTTTAACTTGAAGCGGGTAGCCGACCGGCCGTTTTTCGTTCGCAGGGCCGTATCAACAATTGCCTGATCGACTTGCGCACGATTGTGATTCAACCGCTGAGCGAAGATTGAAAATAAAGATCGTTCGATCTTCAGTTGCGATCGACAATCCGCAATGGAAATAACGTTGTTGACCGGTAAGAAATTCGGCAAAGTCCATCTTCGGTCAGGAACGGTTATGAACTGCCATCATTTTAATGCCAACCTTAGCAACGCCCATCAAGCTGCCGACTAAAAGTTCCAAACGAACGACGCCGCTGAAGGCGGTTAGAATGTTAAAGCTTGTTGGGTTGGGATGGATCCCCACACATGTCCGGTCGGCTTGCAGTGGTTTGCGTTTGAAAAACGGTGGCCGATGGCGAATTCGTTCTCGAGTTGCGAAGGAAGGGTTGCTGAGGACAGCTCAAACAGTGCCTGTCACGTTTTGTCGAGGCTTTCGTTTTGTTAAAACTTAACCTATCCTGTTGGCATGGTCGGTTGAGAGCCCCAATGAACGACAATGATGCATTGGCCGATGCTTCGGTTCTCGTTCGAAACTAAAATTGACACAAATGCAGATCCCAGGAATGACGAAGTGATGGATAAAAACATGGGTTGCTTAATCCTAAAGATTATCTATTTATTGGGGCTGGGCGTGACGGCAACGGCTGGCGAAACCGACAAAATATCGAGACATCCAAATCTCGTTTTTGTGTTCAGCGATCAGCAGGCCTCCGATATGGTCGGTTGTTATGGCAACGATCAGATCATCACGCCGAACATCGACCAGATGGCAGCTGAGGGCGTCCGCTTTCGCCACTGTATTTCTTCCTATTCCTGCTGCACGCCGTACCGGGGAATGTTGATGAGCGGGCAACATCCTTTGTACAACGGCTGCTTGGCGAACGACATGCAACTGCTTCCGGGCAAAGGTAATCATCTCGGAGAAGTGCTTCGAGACGGCGGCTATCGCCTGGGCTACATCGGAAAATGGCATCTTTACGGCGGATTGCGAGATCGCCCCATTCCCCAGGGACCGTTCCGTTATGGTTTTGATCACGAGTTTTTATCGAACAACTGTACCGTTGATTTTGGAGCCAAGTCCGCCTTTTACTGGGATGAACACGGAAACCGTGTGAAGTTCGGCAAGTGGGAGCCCGATGGGCAAACCGACCAGGCGCTCGACTTCGTCGATCGCCATGCTGGGCAGGATCAACCTTTCGCGCTGTTTGTTTCCTGGCATCCGCCACACGGCCATGTCGACGGATATGCCGCCCCCGCCGAGTACGAGAAATTGTACGACCTCGCGGAAATCAAGCTCCGACCAAGCTGCGCGGACACACCGCGAAGCCGCACCGAATATCTCGGTTACATGGCAATGTCCACGAACATCGACCAAAACTTCGGCCGTCTGTTGAAGAAGCTCGACGAGAAGGGAATTCGCGACAACACGTTAGTGGTCTATACCTCGGATCACGGAGACCTGCTGCGATCGCACGGCATTCATGACTGGCACAAAAGCGTTCCCGAACACGTCGCTACCCGTGTCCCGCTGATTCTACGCTGGCCAGACAAGCTGTCGCCGCGCGTCAGCGACATGCTCGTGGGCACGCTGGATCTGATGCCCACACTCCTGGGACTGCTGGGCCTCCAGTCACCCAAAACCTGCCAGGGCCGCAACTATGCCGAGGCTCTGAAAGAAGGGAAAGACCAAAGTACGGACTCCGTTCCTCTCTTTTTCTGGGGTGAAAAGAGTGACTGGCGCGGTGTCTACACGCATCGCTACACCTACGCCTTCGAACCGCCCGGCGCGACCCGAGGGGTCAACGTTCTCTACGATCGACAACAGGATCCACATGAACTAAAGAATCTGTTCACGTCTCCCGCCCACCGCAAAGTACGCGGCGAGATGCACGCACTTACGAAGAAGTGGATGGTGAAGTTTCGTGACGAGCACATTCCGTTTGATACGGTCAAGCAGAAAATCTACGTCGACCCCGATGCCGCGCGGGCACGATGGTCGCCTGATCAAGCGAAATCAGGCGCGTTGAAAGGTCGTCCGGTGGACCTGTTGGGATCCGTTTCAGCTCCAGGTGAAACCGGGAATTGAGCCTAAGCCTACGATCGGCAACAAGCGAACAGTGCCGTCATTGAACGGGGTTTGGCAACGTCTTCGTCAGGAAGAGACGTCAGGAAGAGAAACAGAAATCTGAATTCGTCCGTCGAGCAGGAGCAAGGGTTCGACCTGTCGCGGGATTTTGCGATAAATATCAGCAGCGCAGCAACACGACGGCAGTCAGCATTCGAGCGATTTCAGACGATGAAAAGGGACAATTCCTCAAATCTACTGTCATGTAAAGCGCTGCCAAGTTAAAATCCCTTCGGTGTTTCCGCAGTACGCAAGGCGGCAGTGTTAAAGCATCCGTACGCCGTCGGCCGCATCGCGATCGGTTGCGAGCGCGGTGTCCAGAACGATGTCATAAAAGGGAATCAAGGTCACCCGCTTTCCCTGATTGCGAAATCGCTGTGCGCAATCAATCCGGCCAATTTAGAATGGAGTCAGGTGGCCGATGTGGACATGCTCTCATCGGATACGCAGACGATATCGTCCCCATCGATTGCATATCCTTGCACCTTTTGTGGTCGTTTGTCACCGGAGACGTAATTCGCATTCTTGCAGGTCAAATCGATAGGACACGAGGTGCTTCGCCGACCCATTCACCAGATCGGTTGATTCACGACCGCCGATGACTGTTACGTGTAAGCCGATCTCGGCGAGATCGTTCACTCGGACTGTGCGATCGGAATTTCGAGATCACAGGAGCAGATGACCTCCGCGACGACTCTCGGCGTCCATTCAGCCGACGACAGCACGTGTCGGATCGTCTCGTGGTCCATCCTGCGTTCCCGCGCGTGATCAACGCATTGAATGAGTTCTCGGTTCACGGGTCCAGTTTCCACTGCGCGAGCGATATTCGCCTTCTATTCCTTCTGCGTGCTGAGTTGTCAGGCTGGGAGCCTAATTCGACCGTTTTTCGGGTAATGAAGGAAGGAGCCTCGTTAGCGCGCGACTTCCGGGGTCGGCATGCCGTGGTTTGTGCGTACGGCGCTCGTTTGCTGATGATATGATGGACCGAATGAATACTCTTCGCCCCATCTGCCGGTGCACTTCTGTTGTGCTGTTCACCGTATTAACTCTCTCGTTCGCCAGGACGCTGGCAGCAAAACCAAACGTGTTGTTCATCATGTCCGACGACCACACGACACAGGCTATTGGAGCGTACGGCGGTCGTTTGGCCGCCTTGGACCCGACGCCGAACATCGATGCGCTCGCGAATGGCGGCATGAGGTTCGAGCGAGTCTTCTGCAATAACTCGATCTGTACTCCGAGTCGTGCGAGCATCATTACGGGGCAGTATTCACAGGCGAACGGCGTCCTTGACTTGACCGGTAACATTCCGCCCGAGCGACAGTACCTACCGATTGAAATGGGCCAGGCCGGTTACCACACGGCGATGATCGGCAAGTGGCATCTCAAACGCGAGCCGGCGGCGTTCGACTATTACTGCGTTTTGCCGGGCCAGGGGAAGTACTTTAATCCGACGTTCCGCGTTCGAGGCGATCGACCCTGGCCACGCAACACGATTCTCAAGGAAGGCCAACACTCGAGCGATGCGATCACCGACATCAGCTTGGAGTGGTTGAAGCATGGCTGGGATCGCGAACGTCCCTTTTTCCTAATGCACCATTTCAAAGCGCCTCACGACATGTTTCAGAATGCGCGGCGCTATGATGAGTATCTCGCGGACGCCGAAATTCCTGAGCCCGACAACTTGCACAATCAACCGTGCGACGGGTTTGGATCCGCCGCGAGCCGCTGGTTCGGTTCCGGGTTGGCCAAGGGGCATGAGAGTTGGCAGCTCGGCCGCAAACTGGGCGTCGATCAGAGTCTCAAAAACCCAGAGTACGCGACAGCTGTGCATCAAGCGTATCTCAAACGCTACTTGCGCTGCGTCAAGGGAGTTGACGACAACGTCAAACGCCTGGTCGATTTCTTGCGCAGAGCCGGGGAACTCGACAATACGGTCATCATCTACACGGGCGACCAGGGCTTCTTTCTCGGCGAACACGACTTAATGGACAAACGCTGGATCTACGAAGAAGCCATGCGGATGCCTTTCATCGTCCACTACCCGTCCGTCGTCGCAGCGCGTTCCAAAAACGATTGGCTGATCAACAACACAGATTTTGCGCCGACCATCTTGGCGCTTGCAGGCGTCGCAGCGCCGGCAAAGATGAGGGGCCGCAGTTTTGTTGCGGCCTTAGAAGGCGAATCGCAGCCAACGGATTGGCGAACCGCGACCTACTACCGCTATTGGATGCACATGGCTCACAACCTTCGTGTGCCCGCACATTTTGGGCTTCGCACCGAACGCTACAAACTCATCTTTTTCTACGGTTGCACTCCGTCGGGTGGTGGCCAGACCCCCGTCGCCTGGGAGTTGTACGATCTGCAAACCGATCCGCAAGAGATGCGCAATCAATTCAGAAATCCTGATTACGCTGACGTGGTGGCGAAGCTCCAGCGCGAGCTCTGGGAGACGCGCAGGGCGCTTGGCGAAACGGATCGCAACTACCCCAAAGTGCAAGCGATCATCAATGCGTCCGGTGGCTCGCGCTGAGCATCACCGCAGAAATCTTTGTGGGTGACGGACAGATGTCGACTTGGCGGCAAGCTTCCACGATGTGGTCTTATGCCGGTAGCTCACACCGGGAAAATTCCGCGATAAGTTCAGACGACCTGCAGAGCTACGACAACGCTTACCTCGACGAGAATCCTCAGTTCATTCAGATCATGTCAAAACCTCTATCAAGCCTTGGTAAAGGACGGCTCGATGTTTCTCATCGACTCTGAGGACGTACCGCAGGCCGAGGCGGCGCAAGTCGATGTAACGTGGTCGGTAGAGCGAGCCTTGCTATGATTTAGACCACCCCGCGTTCACCAGGCTCACACAACCCAATGCCTTACTTTGAGCGTGAATCATATTGTGGATCGTCATCCGCAGCGGAGGTCTTTTTTCCCGCCGCGATCTATTTTTCTGACTTGGATACGCCTGGGGAATAATCGTTTAGTGTGGTAAAAACATATCCTCAAGGCAGCGAAATGAACGTATAATTGCGGTCGATCAACTGCCCGACCGAACGAAGGGGACATCGATATGGCAAAAATAAATGTCAACTGAAAAGACCACGAGTTAGACGGTGTACCGGACGACACTCCGCTTTTGTGGGTGCTCCGCGATACTTTGGGGCTCACTGGAACCAAGTATGGCTGTGGAATTTCAGCATGCGGCGTCTGCACCGTTCATGTTGACGGTGAGGCAATGCAGGCCTGTGTTACCGAAGTCGGCGACGTCGCGGGCTCGAAAGTGGTCACGATTGAGGGGCTTTCGCAGGATGGTGACCATCCCGTCCAAAAAGCTTGGAAGGATCACAACGTTCCTCAATGTGGTTACTGCCAAGTCGGCCAGATGATGATGGCCGCGGCGATGCTCAAGTCGAACAACGACCCGTCGGACGACGACATCGAATCTGAAATGTGGAATATCTGTCGATGTGGAACCTACCCACGTATCCGCGAAGCGATCAAATCCGCCGCGAAAGCGATGCGAGGTTGAAAAGGAAACAATCATGAGTGTTGTATCACAACCTAAAGATTCCGGCGTCACTCGTCGTGGATTCCTCGCGTCCGTTTCTGCTGGCTCCCTGATCTTGATGGGCAAGACTGCTTGGGGGCAAGCGGGACTCGCAGACGCCAGTAAAACGGATGTCGAAACGTTTGCTCCGGACTTTTTCGTCTCGATTGCACCGGACGACACGGTTACCTGCCTTGCCCACCGATCCGAGATGGGCACAGGCATCCGTACTGGATTGCCTCGTGTAATTGCAGATGAACTTGAGGCGGATTGGGATCGCGTGGTGATCCAACAAGCTATCGGCGACAAACGTCTTGGCGATCAAAACACGGATGGCTCTAACAGCATCCGCTTTTTCTTCACGCGTATGCGTGTTGCTGGGGCTACTGCGCGCACCATGCTCGAACGCGCAGCAGCAAAGAAATGGGGCGTCGCAGTAGACCAATGCTACGCGGACAATCATGAAGTCAAGCAGAAGGGCACCGACAAGAAACTAGGCTACGGTGAATTGGTCGAGATTGCCAAAACGTTGGAAGTACCGAAAGAGGATGAGCTGGTACTGAAACCGCGAAGTAAGTGGCGATATATCGGGAAAGATGCGCCCATCACGGACATGAACGACATTCTCACGGGGAAGGCTATCTACGGTATCGATGCTCGCATGGAGAATCAGCTGTTCGCCG from Pirellulaceae bacterium encodes the following:
- a CDS encoding sulfatase gives rise to the protein MGCLILKIIYLLGLGVTATAGETDKISRHPNLVFVFSDQQASDMVGCYGNDQIITPNIDQMAAEGVRFRHCISSYSCCTPYRGMLMSGQHPLYNGCLANDMQLLPGKGNHLGEVLRDGGYRLGYIGKWHLYGGLRDRPIPQGPFRYGFDHEFLSNNCTVDFGAKSAFYWDEHGNRVKFGKWEPDGQTDQALDFVDRHAGQDQPFALFVSWHPPHGHVDGYAAPAEYEKLYDLAEIKLRPSCADTPRSRTEYLGYMAMSTNIDQNFGRLLKKLDEKGIRDNTLVVYTSDHGDLLRSHGIHDWHKSVPEHVATRVPLILRWPDKLSPRVSDMLVGTLDLMPTLLGLLGLQSPKTCQGRNYAEALKEGKDQSTDSVPLFFWGEKSDWRGVYTHRYTYAFEPPGATRGVNVLYDRQQDPHELKNLFTSPAHRKVRGEMHALTKKWMVKFRDEHIPFDTVKQKIYVDPDAARARWSPDQAKSGALKGRPVDLLGSVSAPGETGN
- a CDS encoding sulfatase, translated to MNTLRPICRCTSVVLFTVLTLSFARTLAAKPNVLFIMSDDHTTQAIGAYGGRLAALDPTPNIDALANGGMRFERVFCNNSICTPSRASIITGQYSQANGVLDLTGNIPPERQYLPIEMGQAGYHTAMIGKWHLKREPAAFDYYCVLPGQGKYFNPTFRVRGDRPWPRNTILKEGQHSSDAITDISLEWLKHGWDRERPFFLMHHFKAPHDMFQNARRYDEYLADAEIPEPDNLHNQPCDGFGSAASRWFGSGLAKGHESWQLGRKLGVDQSLKNPEYATAVHQAYLKRYLRCVKGVDDNVKRLVDFLRRAGELDNTVIIYTGDQGFFLGEHDLMDKRWIYEEAMRMPFIVHYPSVVAARSKNDWLINNTDFAPTILALAGVAAPAKMRGRSFVAALEGESQPTDWRTATYYRYWMHMAHNLRVPAHFGLRTERYKLIFFYGCTPSGGGQTPVAWELYDLQTDPQEMRNQFRNPDYADVVAKLQRELWETRRALGETDRNYPKVQAIINASGGSR
- a CDS encoding 2Fe-2S iron-sulfur cluster-binding protein, whose amino-acid sequence is MVTIEGLSQDGDHPVQKAWKDHNVPQCGYCQVGQMMMAAAMLKSNNDPSDDDIESEMWNICRCGTYPRIREAIKSAAKAMRG